A window of the Mucilaginibacter sp. cycad4 genome harbors these coding sequences:
- a CDS encoding glycosyl hydrolase yields MKIFKSFTTCLSLAALPLFLTAQQRAVKKVDKATKWFPSYNFNSSVFPKPPISFAPFARWWWPGNNVDNAELIREINLFADHNFGGVEIQALNLFVPGTKEAKAKALTWDTPDYYEHVRTAMEEARKRGMTVDMTDGSGWPPGGSHLAPEDGFMSLQYASADVKTGDKQKIPIPVIAGSSPVPLHLEAVIAAKASVKPADDKSKTILLDPKSVLNLSTFVKGDSLNWKRPAGEWKVIAFWSKPASQRTMTASAVQGPVMNHLDSNKVLKHYRHIFGERTGLGPYFGNPMRAVFDDSYEFAVDRHFTTGFISYFKKHRGYDITPWLPAEMQRGYNYVSYMRPNTDPDFSFSKEDWRLKYDYDLTVSELLGEQFLTATRKWLEPRGLLHRTQAYGLNMDMIAQAGLASIPETESMLAQEANLKIMTSGGHLYNRPVESAESVVFNGRAYTNTPQKIKIAVDKLFAAGVNQIIYHGVPYRYTPDELGPEGWYPFSTPVVAAVNFSSNLGEGNIFWKYQKTINDYVNRNQYALRSGKPKADVLIYFPFMDVDGMPDNPEEILTKGKLDGIEGPLPPTKEIKNEAKELWAKKVYPVINQLEANGITWEWVNDLSILDAKLDIKKQINIRGNSYQALVLANDSIIQLPTAQKINQLAKAGMNLIATGTLPYMQPSYLNWKSNDLQTKKAIVAALKQKTGRYISDQHDLTTWIKGLHQDVLFNGEYHFTRQVQRKMDNGNMLRFIWNKSDQWQTLSLTLGKGYKSSCWLDAENGAIIKNRGQVVTYYMAPYASVILYASVQIKDQQGIVGTMVATEVDQNAKETLALVKWDLNADNVSLKNSPLFDWKTNDQLKFVSGEGIYTTSFQWEKTQHNTHYFLDLGKVYFTAEVYVNGKTAGKRIFAPYQLEITPFLVKGFNKIEVRVTTGQLNGFIGKANQGDAHYKQFKGKEDQLMSAGLVGPIFIKETTLVNQQ; encoded by the coding sequence ATGAAAATTTTTAAATCCTTTACTACCTGCCTTTCATTGGCAGCCCTCCCCCTTTTTCTTACCGCCCAACAGCGCGCTGTAAAAAAGGTTGATAAAGCAACGAAATGGTTCCCAAGTTATAATTTTAATAGCAGCGTATTTCCCAAACCACCTATTTCGTTCGCTCCGTTTGCCCGCTGGTGGTGGCCGGGCAACAATGTGGACAACGCAGAATTAATACGAGAGATCAATCTTTTTGCAGACCATAATTTTGGCGGGGTCGAGATACAGGCTCTGAATTTATTTGTTCCCGGTACGAAAGAAGCTAAAGCTAAAGCATTGACATGGGACACTCCCGACTACTATGAGCATGTTAGAACGGCAATGGAAGAAGCCCGTAAAAGAGGGATGACCGTAGATATGACTGATGGAAGTGGCTGGCCTCCCGGTGGTAGCCACCTTGCTCCTGAGGATGGCTTCATGAGTTTACAATATGCATCGGCAGATGTTAAAACCGGCGACAAGCAAAAGATCCCCATTCCCGTTATAGCTGGTTCTTCGCCGGTCCCGCTTCACTTGGAAGCAGTTATTGCGGCGAAAGCTTCGGTGAAACCAGCAGACGACAAGTCCAAAACAATTTTACTGGATCCCAAATCTGTGCTTAACCTGTCCACCTTTGTTAAGGGGGATTCTCTGAATTGGAAACGGCCGGCTGGCGAATGGAAGGTCATAGCATTCTGGAGCAAACCAGCCTCCCAACGGACCATGACCGCCAGCGCGGTACAGGGACCGGTAATGAATCACCTGGATTCCAACAAGGTTTTGAAACATTACCGTCATATTTTCGGTGAAAGAACGGGTTTGGGCCCATATTTCGGTAACCCGATGCGAGCTGTTTTTGACGACAGTTATGAATTTGCCGTAGACCGTCATTTTACTACCGGGTTTATCAGTTATTTTAAAAAGCACCGAGGATATGATATTACACCATGGTTACCCGCTGAGATGCAAAGGGGGTATAATTACGTTTCTTACATGCGGCCAAACACAGATCCTGATTTTTCTTTTTCAAAAGAGGACTGGCGCCTTAAATATGATTATGACCTGACGGTAAGTGAATTGCTTGGCGAGCAATTTCTGACTGCCACTCGAAAATGGCTTGAACCCCGTGGGCTGCTCCACCGCACGCAAGCCTACGGACTGAATATGGATATGATTGCACAGGCCGGCCTCGCCTCGATACCAGAAACGGAAAGTATGCTCGCCCAGGAAGCGAATCTTAAAATCATGACATCCGGCGGGCATCTCTACAACCGGCCGGTTGAATCTGCCGAGTCAGTTGTTTTCAATGGCCGGGCATACACCAATACGCCTCAAAAAATTAAGATCGCGGTGGATAAACTGTTTGCCGCCGGCGTAAATCAAATCATTTATCATGGCGTACCTTACCGTTACACACCGGATGAGCTGGGCCCTGAAGGCTGGTATCCTTTCTCCACACCAGTTGTAGCAGCTGTAAATTTTTCGTCAAACTTAGGGGAGGGTAATATATTCTGGAAATATCAAAAAACTATAAACGATTACGTCAACAGGAACCAATACGCACTACGTTCTGGTAAACCCAAAGCAGATGTGCTTATTTATTTCCCATTTATGGATGTGGACGGTATGCCCGATAACCCCGAGGAGATCCTGACGAAAGGAAAACTTGACGGCATCGAAGGCCCTTTGCCTCCTACTAAAGAAATTAAGAATGAAGCGAAGGAACTGTGGGCAAAAAAAGTATACCCGGTTATCAATCAACTGGAGGCAAACGGTATTACCTGGGAATGGGTAAACGATCTCTCTATACTTGATGCGAAACTGGATATAAAAAAGCAAATCAATATCCGCGGTAATAGCTATCAGGCCCTCGTCCTGGCAAATGATTCCATTATCCAGTTGCCGACTGCACAAAAAATAAATCAGCTGGCTAAAGCAGGTATGAATCTGATCGCTACGGGAACCCTCCCTTACATGCAGCCATCATATTTAAATTGGAAATCAAACGATCTCCAAACGAAAAAAGCGATTGTTGCTGCATTAAAACAAAAAACCGGCAGATATATTAGTGACCAGCATGATTTGACTACCTGGATAAAAGGACTACATCAGGACGTTTTATTCAACGGTGAGTACCACTTTACAAGACAGGTTCAACGAAAAATGGATAATGGTAATATGCTCCGCTTCATCTGGAACAAAAGTGACCAATGGCAAACGTTATCCCTGACACTTGGCAAAGGCTATAAATCAAGCTGCTGGCTGGATGCCGAAAATGGCGCGATTATCAAAAACCGGGGGCAGGTGGTTACTTACTATATGGCACCATATGCATCCGTGATCCTGTATGCATCGGTTCAAATTAAAGATCAACAAGGCATCGTTGGAACAATGGTAGCCACAGAGGTTGATCAGAACGCAAAAGAAACCCTTGCGCTCGTAAAATGGGATTTAAATGCAGACAATGTGTCTCTTAAAAACAGTCCCTTATTCGACTGGAAAACTAATGATCAGCTTAAATTTGTGTCTGGCGAAGGAATTTATACTACCTCATTCCAATGGGAAAAAACACAGCATAATACTCATTATTTCCTTGATTTAGGCAAGGTATATTTCACGGCAGAAGTCTACGTGAACGGTAAAACTGCAGGCAAAAGAATTTTTGCGCCCTATCAATTGGAAATCACCCCATTTTTGGTAAAAGGGTTTAACAAAATTGAAGTACGCGTCACAACCGGCCAATTGAACGGGTTTATCGGCAAAGCGAACCAAGGAGATGCACACTATAAACAATTTAAAGGAAAAGAAGATCAACTTATGTCGGCGGGCCTTGTCGGGCCGATATTCATCAAAGAAACGACACTTGTAAACCAACAATAG
- a CDS encoding FecR domain-containing protein — protein sequence MSINKEYLFKLLSRFADNSISEKEYRELKKYIADSSSDDELFEAMDNIWDKLETGISFIEIDRSRVFDQILADPRFQTDKTAVKELKPARHWLRIAASLLMACSSVIAAYFIYRANQDIPQIAYLEKIVPKGQKVKLRLPDGSIVFLNADSKIRFPEKFAGKTRDIFLEGEAFFDVVHDPDQPFIVHARGINTQVLGTAFDIESYHRDEVSVAVLRGKVSVADRVQKICVLLPNDNLVYNAETKRLTLGKVNANDLVAWKDGELILDNVTMEKAAEIIGRWYNVEFRFETPELKNYRFNVSFLKGEKITKVMDVISHLNGFKYRIERNTIILSGRKHK from the coding sequence ATGTCTATAAATAAGGAATATTTATTTAAGTTGCTTTCCCGGTTCGCAGATAATTCGATCTCGGAAAAGGAGTATCGTGAACTTAAAAAATATATAGCAGATTCCTCATCCGACGACGAGTTGTTTGAAGCTATGGATAATATTTGGGACAAACTTGAAACCGGAATATCTTTCATTGAAATTGACAGGAGCCGTGTATTTGATCAGATCCTTGCTGACCCCCGTTTTCAGACCGATAAAACAGCGGTAAAGGAGCTGAAACCGGCGAGGCATTGGCTGCGAATTGCAGCAAGCCTGTTAATGGCATGTTCGTCCGTTATTGCTGCATATTTTATATACCGGGCAAACCAGGATATTCCACAGATAGCATACCTTGAAAAGATTGTTCCGAAGGGCCAAAAAGTAAAACTCAGGTTGCCTGATGGTTCGATCGTGTTTTTGAATGCTGACAGTAAGATCCGGTTTCCAGAAAAATTTGCTGGTAAAACGAGGGATATTTTCCTCGAAGGAGAGGCCTTCTTTGACGTGGTGCATGACCCTGATCAGCCCTTTATTGTACACGCCAGAGGGATTAATACCCAGGTGCTCGGAACGGCCTTTGATATTGAGTCATATCACAGGGACGAAGTAAGCGTGGCCGTTCTCCGAGGAAAGGTCAGCGTAGCTGACCGCGTTCAAAAGATCTGCGTGCTGCTGCCAAACGACAATCTTGTTTACAATGCCGAAACTAAAAGACTGACGCTGGGCAAAGTGAACGCAAATGATTTGGTTGCCTGGAAGGACGGGGAATTGATACTGGATAATGTGACTATGGAGAAAGCTGCTGAAATAATCGGCCGCTGGTACAATGTCGAATTCAGGTTTGAGACCCCCGAACTTAAAAACTACCGTTTTAACGTTTCGTTCCTCAAAGGAGAGAAAATAACAAAAGTGATGGATGTGATCAGTCATCTGAACGGCTTCAAATATCGGATAGAGCGTAATACCATCATATTAAGCGGAAGGAAGCATAAATAA
- a CDS encoding NUDIX hydrolase — MVKINMGQPEIDDIVNHSQHYLRNVAVDNVIFGYHDKELKVLLQQPFAVDKWTVTGGYIKRTESIEEAANRVALSRTGLKNLFLQQFRAFGNPQRVVDNGFTAKLVSEMAGMEIPEDLWIFDYFVTVGFYTLTEFSKVELKKGIYEADIQWWPVSELPPMMFDHQLIIAEALNALRLHIAHYPIGYELLEEKFTLPEIHSLYEAILGKTLDDRNFSKRLLATGIIIKLSETKKIGAHRSPFLYKFDKAKYEEGLKTGVELAF; from the coding sequence ATGGTTAAAATAAATATGGGGCAACCGGAAATAGACGATATTGTTAATCATTCTCAACATTACCTTCGTAATGTTGCGGTGGATAATGTGATTTTTGGTTATCATGATAAAGAGTTGAAGGTGCTTCTCCAACAACCCTTTGCGGTCGATAAATGGACCGTTACGGGCGGATATATAAAAAGGACGGAAAGTATCGAAGAAGCTGCAAACAGGGTCGCCCTATCGAGGACCGGGTTGAAGAATTTATTTCTACAACAGTTCCGCGCGTTTGGCAATCCTCAGAGAGTTGTTGACAATGGGTTTACCGCCAAACTCGTCAGCGAGATGGCAGGTATGGAAATTCCTGAGGATCTTTGGATCTTCGATTATTTTGTGACCGTAGGATTTTATACCCTGACCGAGTTTTCCAAGGTTGAATTAAAAAAAGGAATATATGAAGCTGATATCCAGTGGTGGCCGGTATCTGAACTCCCACCAATGATGTTTGATCATCAGCTGATCATCGCTGAAGCCCTGAATGCCTTAAGGCTGCACATCGCGCATTACCCGATCGGTTATGAGCTTTTAGAGGAAAAATTCACCTTGCCGGAGATTCACAGTCTGTATGAAGCCATACTGGGTAAAACGCTCGATGACAGGAATTTTTCCAAGCGCCTGCTGGCAACAGGTATCATTATTAAATTGAGCGAAACAAAAAAGATCGGGGCGCATCGCTCCCCATTTCTTTATAAATTTGACAAGGCTAAGTATGAGGAAGGGCTTAAAACCGGCGTTGAACTCGCATTTTAA
- a CDS encoding glycoside hydrolase 43 family protein has product MRHITYKLLANCLLTFFIHISCEAQYTGSRQAGWGDQRDGTFRNPILNADYSDPDVIRVGKKFYMVCSDFHFMGMQVLESTDLVNWHLISQIYRSLLIDSSYDAMSRYGSGSWAPSIRFHDHKYFVFFCTPDEGLYMSSADDPAGPWSPLTEVQRVKGWEDPCPFWDDDGQAYLGHSKVGAGPIIIHKMTSDGKRLLDSGKTVYTGKAAEGTKIYKRNGLMYLIIPEGGVGNGFETALRANNIYGPYERKIVLERGKTKINGPHQGGMVELESGESWFIHFQNVGAIGRICHLEPVQWKDDWPFIGKDLDGNGVGEPVTINRKPVVSLPGKITAPATTDDFNGKSLGLQWQWNHNPVDANWSLSQKKGFLSLHAMGGADTKHARNTITQKLMGNQGEITTLLNTSQMAPGQKAGLCLFGNYLHEIGLLKTDSIIQLYTENRGIKTAGPVLRQANIYLRISIDVDGDHTSLQYSLDGRNFTKLGVNCELSRFNSWKGMRPALYSYNTLGDGGVALFDWFKYRYDGPGGN; this is encoded by the coding sequence ATGCGCCATATTACATACAAGCTCTTAGCTAATTGCTTGTTAACCTTTTTCATACACATCAGCTGCGAGGCTCAATATACGGGAAGCCGGCAAGCCGGTTGGGGCGACCAGAGGGACGGCACTTTTAGAAACCCTATCCTAAATGCGGATTATTCAGACCCGGATGTAATCCGTGTTGGCAAGAAATTTTATATGGTTTGCTCAGACTTTCATTTTATGGGTATGCAAGTGCTTGAATCTACTGACCTCGTGAACTGGCACCTGATTAGTCAGATCTATCGCAGCCTTCTTATCGACAGCAGCTATGACGCGATGTCACGGTATGGCAGCGGAAGTTGGGCGCCCTCCATCCGTTTCCACGATCATAAATACTTTGTCTTCTTCTGTACACCGGACGAAGGCTTGTATATGAGCAGTGCTGATGATCCGGCGGGTCCATGGTCTCCTTTGACCGAAGTACAGCGGGTAAAAGGCTGGGAAGATCCGTGCCCTTTTTGGGATGACGACGGGCAGGCCTATCTCGGGCATAGCAAAGTCGGGGCGGGACCAATCATTATCCATAAAATGACCAGTGACGGCAAGCGGTTATTAGATTCCGGTAAAACAGTATACACGGGAAAGGCCGCGGAAGGAACAAAGATCTATAAGCGAAATGGCTTAATGTACCTGATCATTCCTGAGGGCGGTGTAGGCAATGGCTTTGAGACCGCGCTACGAGCAAATAATATATACGGGCCTTATGAACGAAAGATCGTTTTAGAACGGGGCAAAACAAAAATCAACGGCCCCCATCAGGGAGGGATGGTTGAACTGGAATCCGGCGAATCATGGTTTATCCATTTTCAGAATGTCGGAGCCATAGGCAGAATCTGTCATTTGGAACCGGTACAATGGAAAGATGACTGGCCATTCATTGGCAAAGACCTCGACGGGAACGGAGTAGGTGAACCGGTAACCATCAACCGTAAGCCAGTTGTGTCCCTTCCAGGAAAGATTACTGCACCGGCTACCACGGATGACTTTAACGGGAAGTCCCTTGGCTTACAATGGCAATGGAACCATAACCCGGTAGACGCGAACTGGTCTTTAAGTCAGAAAAAAGGCTTCCTGAGCCTGCATGCGATGGGCGGCGCTGATACAAAACACGCCAGGAACACCATCACCCAAAAATTGATGGGAAATCAGGGTGAAATCACCACTTTGCTGAATACTTCACAAATGGCCCCGGGACAAAAAGCGGGTCTATGCTTATTTGGCAATTACCTGCATGAGATCGGTTTGCTTAAGACTGACAGCATAATACAACTCTATACAGAAAACCGGGGAATCAAAACAGCTGGCCCTGTCCTCCGGCAAGCAAATATTTACCTGAGGATATCAATAGATGTAGATGGTGACCATACGAGCCTGCAATACAGTTTGGACGGACGAAACTTCACTAAACTGGGGGTCAATTGTGAATTATCCCGGTTTAATTCCTGGAAAGGAATGAGACCGGCATTATATTCTTACAATACCCTTGGCGACGGCGGTGTGGCACTTTTCGATTGGTTTAAGTATCGTTACGACGGTCCGGGCGGCAACTAG
- a CDS encoding GntR family transcriptional regulator, translating to MKNYLKIVKIDEFSITPKYIQIYNSVLRGIEDQVIEKDDILPSIYDLSIALEVSKNTIERAYNELKKVKVLNSINGKGYFISNVHFEQPVNILLLFNKLSSHKKIIYDSLAETLGLNATIDFYIYNNDFNCFKRLLLKNIEQYSKIVIVPHFFENEEEAKKIIDQLPKDKLILMDKLITDISGQFGSVYEDFEQDIYSALQQLVEQLAKYHTLKIIFPPNSYYSKGILSGFISFCQQYAFDYGVIGCLCGENLEPGTVYINLMEDDLVELIEMAIGNHLEVGKDIGVISYNETSLKKIILKGITTISTDFRMMGEKTAQMILENRKEHLAIPFKVIVRNSL from the coding sequence ATGAAGAATTATTTGAAAATTGTTAAGATCGATGAATTTTCGATCACACCGAAATATATACAGATCTATAATTCTGTACTTCGTGGAATTGAGGATCAGGTCATTGAAAAAGATGACATTCTTCCCTCTATATATGACCTGAGTATCGCTCTGGAAGTGTCAAAAAATACGATAGAGCGGGCCTACAATGAATTGAAAAAGGTTAAAGTGCTGAACTCGATCAATGGAAAGGGATATTTTATCTCCAATGTTCATTTTGAACAACCTGTTAATATTTTGCTGTTGTTTAATAAATTAAGTAGTCATAAAAAGATCATTTATGATTCGTTGGCCGAAACATTAGGTCTAAACGCTACAATTGATTTTTATATTTATAATAACGATTTCAACTGTTTCAAAAGGCTTCTGCTGAAAAATATAGAACAATACTCAAAAATTGTTATCGTCCCTCACTTCTTTGAAAATGAGGAAGAAGCTAAAAAGATCATTGATCAATTACCGAAAGACAAGCTGATATTGATGGATAAACTAATTACCGATATTTCAGGCCAGTTCGGTTCTGTGTATGAGGACTTTGAACAGGATATCTATTCAGCTTTGCAACAGTTGGTAGAGCAACTGGCGAAATACCATACACTGAAGATCATATTCCCGCCGAACAGTTATTATTCCAAAGGGATACTGAGCGGTTTTATCAGTTTTTGCCAGCAATATGCTTTCGATTACGGTGTCATCGGCTGCCTTTGCGGTGAAAATCTGGAGCCGGGAACAGTTTATATTAACTTGATGGAAGATGACCTGGTGGAGTTGATCGAAATGGCGATAGGTAATCATCTGGAGGTCGGGAAAGATATTGGCGTCATTTCATACAACGAAACCTCGCTCAAAAAGATAATTCTAAAAGGTATAACAACAATATCGACAGATTTTAGAATGATGGGGGAGAAAACAGCGCAAATGATTTTGGAAAACCGAAAAGAGCACCTGGCAATACCATTTAAGGTCATTGTGAGGAATTCATTGTAA
- a CDS encoding RNA polymerase sigma-70 factor — protein sequence MLVQPIGAIVISRLRDGDADAFRLIYENQSQKIYAFVYKFLKNKEGSEEIVQETFLQLWLKKETLEDQYPINALLYTIARRLTLNALRKSVNQHAAFRDFSRDLNDIHNDTEERIMLDDLRRVTDEILSKLPKQQQMVFRLSRLEGLSHDEIGERMHISRNTVKNHLVQALKNLRGHFDKNHILYIIAIHTLLKP from the coding sequence ATGTTAGTGCAACCAATAGGTGCTATTGTTATATCACGTTTACGCGATGGTGATGCCGATGCATTTCGTTTAATTTATGAAAATCAAAGTCAGAAGATTTACGCTTTCGTTTACAAATTCCTTAAAAATAAAGAAGGCAGCGAGGAGATAGTACAGGAAACGTTTTTACAGCTTTGGTTAAAGAAGGAAACCCTGGAAGACCAGTATCCTATAAACGCGCTGCTTTATACGATTGCAAGAAGGCTAACGCTTAATGCTTTGCGTAAATCCGTTAACCAGCATGCCGCTTTCCGTGATTTTTCTCGTGATTTAAACGATATCCATAACGATACTGAAGAAAGGATAATGCTTGATGACCTCAGGCGAGTAACTGATGAGATCTTATCGAAACTGCCGAAGCAACAACAGATGGTTTTTCGCCTAAGCCGGCTCGAGGGGCTGAGTCACGACGAAATCGGGGAGCGCATGCATATTTCACGGAACACTGTAAAAAATCACCTGGTACAAGCCCTCAAGAATCTCAGAGGGCATTTTGATAAAAACCACATTTTATACATAATTGCTATTCATACATTGCTTAAGCCATGA
- a CDS encoding glycoside hydrolase family 2 TIM barrel-domain containing protein, which yields MILKRRELTAITIAIVFSATIAHAQDSRAISFDYGWRFKKDTLKGIEAVGFDDSGWRNLNLPHDWSIEDLPGQQPGSVQGPFTKSSIGKSATGFTEGGTGWYRKTFKLGSQYSGKKTFIVFDGVYMNADIWINGHHLGNHPYGYTSFSFDLSPYLRSEGLTNVIAVRVQNQGKNSRWYAGSGIYRHVWLLPVDQVYTVLWGNYITTPQVSNREAIVKVESTLENNSPADNNISIKTDIINPSGTVVASKKSVLTLKGGKQTTTTLELKVTSPLLWTQEKPILYKTRVSVLAGSKIIDQTVNSFGIRSLLFDAQKGLLLNGKVIKLKGGCVHSDLGPLGTASLDRAEERKVELLKKAGYNAIRLSHNPPAPAFLDACDRMGMLVIDEAFDMWELSKSSQDYHLFFKDWWQKDLQSMMLRDRNHPSVMMWSIGNEIYEAPDSSGYRNAKLLSDEVRRLDPTRAVTEAFVYLPPYTKKPLDAYRPNLVNLDVVGYNYFFESKSPYFQRDSTTMQRFQEDKKKYPGKLFIQTEYVPDAALENWEVVEKYPYILGGFCWTAMDYIGEAGIGRPLLVPEAQKLPKGLIRMGLFYRDSWPVFTADCGDLDLIGNPKAALYYKDVVWRKSPVEMLVHRPVPAGMREVVAAWGFPDELKSWTWPGEEGKKIQVNVYSRSKTVKLELNGKMIARQDIPGGSITTTFEITYQPGTLVAKSYDGGRETGTDTLSTTGKAHAIRLVPDRSVIKRMPNDLSFVSVEIIDEHGQVVPDASDYEVQFQLSGDATIAGIGNGNHADMSSFQEFHKRAYQGRALAIIRPKGNRGIVILKATATGLKAGFAKITIE from the coding sequence TTGATTTTAAAAAGGCGGGAACTAACTGCGATCACCATTGCAATTGTTTTTTCAGCAACAATTGCCCATGCGCAAGACTCCCGGGCAATTTCATTTGATTATGGGTGGCGTTTTAAGAAAGACACATTAAAAGGCATCGAAGCCGTGGGGTTCGATGATTCAGGCTGGCGGAATCTGAATTTACCGCACGACTGGAGTATCGAAGACCTTCCCGGCCAACAGCCGGGAAGTGTACAAGGGCCATTTACAAAATCATCAATTGGAAAAAGCGCCACCGGCTTTACGGAAGGGGGCACCGGTTGGTATCGGAAAACCTTTAAACTGGGCAGCCAGTACAGCGGCAAGAAAACCTTTATCGTGTTCGACGGGGTATATATGAACGCTGATATCTGGATCAATGGACATCACCTGGGTAATCATCCTTATGGTTATACCTCCTTTTCCTTTGACCTGAGCCCATATCTTCGCAGTGAAGGGTTAACGAACGTGATCGCGGTAAGAGTTCAAAATCAGGGAAAAAATAGCCGCTGGTATGCCGGATCTGGAATTTACAGGCATGTATGGCTATTGCCGGTTGATCAGGTATACACAGTGTTGTGGGGAAACTATATTACCACGCCGCAAGTCAGTAACCGGGAAGCAATAGTTAAGGTGGAAAGTACATTAGAAAACAACTCACCTGCTGACAATAATATCAGCATTAAAACAGATATCATCAACCCCTCCGGAACGGTTGTGGCAAGTAAAAAAAGTGTGCTAACATTAAAAGGCGGTAAGCAAACGACAACTACCCTTGAATTAAAGGTTACTTCACCCTTGTTATGGACTCAGGAAAAGCCGATACTATATAAGACGCGTGTTTCCGTATTAGCAGGCAGTAAAATCATCGATCAGACGGTTAACAGTTTCGGGATAAGGAGCCTTTTATTTGATGCCCAAAAAGGCCTGTTGCTGAACGGGAAGGTAATAAAATTAAAAGGAGGATGCGTTCATAGTGACCTCGGCCCCTTGGGCACAGCGAGCCTCGACCGGGCGGAAGAACGAAAGGTAGAGTTATTAAAAAAAGCAGGGTATAATGCCATCCGTTTAAGTCATAACCCACCCGCCCCAGCCTTCTTGGATGCCTGCGACCGTATGGGCATGCTGGTAATTGACGAGGCTTTTGATATGTGGGAATTATCAAAAAGCTCGCAGGATTACCACCTTTTCTTCAAAGACTGGTGGCAAAAGGATCTGCAATCAATGATGCTCAGGGACCGCAATCACCCCTCGGTAATGATGTGGAGTATCGGAAATGAAATCTATGAAGCACCGGATTCCTCAGGATACCGGAATGCGAAATTACTGAGTGATGAGGTCAGGAGGCTCGACCCCACCCGCGCGGTCACGGAAGCGTTTGTTTACCTCCCTCCATATACCAAAAAACCATTGGACGCCTATCGGCCTAACCTTGTAAACCTCGATGTAGTGGGCTACAATTACTTTTTTGAAAGCAAGTCGCCCTATTTTCAGCGTGATAGTACTACCATGCAGCGTTTCCAGGAAGATAAGAAAAAATATCCTGGGAAGCTTTTTATCCAAACGGAATATGTACCTGATGCCGCACTGGAAAACTGGGAAGTCGTCGAAAAATACCCATATATTTTAGGAGGCTTTTGCTGGACTGCCATGGACTATATCGGCGAAGCCGGTATTGGAAGGCCGCTGCTTGTTCCCGAAGCACAAAAGCTACCTAAGGGGCTGATACGCATGGGCTTGTTCTACCGTGATTCATGGCCGGTATTTACTGCAGATTGCGGGGACCTGGACCTGATTGGCAATCCTAAAGCTGCGTTATATTACAAAGATGTTGTATGGCGAAAAAGCCCAGTCGAAATGCTGGTCCACCGCCCTGTTCCGGCGGGGATGAGGGAAGTCGTGGCAGCCTGGGGCTTCCCTGACGAATTAAAAAGCTGGACATGGCCAGGTGAGGAAGGAAAAAAAATACAGGTGAATGTTTATTCAAGAAGCAAAACTGTCAAATTAGAATTGAACGGCAAAATGATCGCCAGGCAGGATATTCCGGGCGGGTCGATCACCACCACTTTTGAAATAACTTACCAGCCGGGGACACTCGTTGCCAAAAGCTACGATGGCGGCCGGGAAACAGGTACGGACACGCTTTCAACTACCGGGAAAGCCCATGCAATCAGGCTGGTACCTGATCGTTCGGTCATCAAGCGTATGCCGAATGATCTATCATTTGTCAGCGTTGAAATTATTGATGAACATGGCCAGGTAGTACCTGATGCAAGTGATTACGAGGTGCAGTTCCAGCTCTCGGGCGACGCGACAATTGCGGGTATAGGAAACGGGAACCATGCAGATATGTCAAGCTTTCAGGAATTTCATAAAAGAGCTTATCAAGGCAGGGCGCTGGCCATTATAAGGCCTAAAGGCAACAGAGGTATAGTAATACTTAAAGCTACGGCAACGGGTCTGAAAGCTGGTTTCGCTAAGATAACCATCGAATAA